The sequence TAGCAGTGATTGTGCATTGTTTCTTCTTAAGTGTTATTTTGCGTTGGTGATAAGAAATTAGATGGGTGGGAAAATTGCCtggcaaatatttaaaagacagtAAGAAAATTTACTACAggattatagttttaaaaacctGCATTTTAATCACATCATTAAGTATGGATATTTAATTCTACTGATCTTCTGATTGTGTtcaatcatttgtattttttaaaaaattattattattattttttggctgtgccacatggctcatgggatcttagttccctgagcagagactgaacccaggcctcctgcagtggaaacgtggagtcctaaccactgcacctccagggaattcccaataatttgtatttttaaactatgctaactgaaatctttttttctgttgcttgGGAGCAAATGAACATcttgaatttttaatgttattaatcTCTGGAAAGTGTTCTGTCAGTTTAGAAAGTGAGCTTGAGTCTTTTTGAAAACTTCcttatgaatttctttttaaaaaccaaattcacTTGTGGCACTGGTTTTAATAACAAGAAATTGAAAATCATGTTAATATTCTTCTGCCtgagaatggataaattgtaaATAGTATACTggataatatatgtaataattaCAACTGAACAAGGATAACACCTATCCATATGGATGACCATCCCCAATCCAGTGTtgaattaaaaaagcaaattataggaaaatacataaaatgaaatcatttatatgaagttaaaaaattggggcttccctggtggtgcagtggttgagagtccacttgccgatgcaggggacacgggttcgtgccctggtctgggaacatcccacatgctgcggagtggctgagcctgcgcgtccagagcctgtgctccgcaacgggagaggccacaacggtgagaggcccgcgtgccacaaaaaaaaaaaaaaattatgtgaaacATTTTCTATAGCGGTGCAGACCGCTATAGAAAGTATAAAGTATAGAGAAATACATGTAAATGATGCACATCAAATACAGAATAAATACCCAATATAGATTACTTTAGGGAGGAGGTAGGATGCCTTTGGAAAGGGTACATAAGAACCTTCAAATTTATTTGTAGTTCTTTGTTTCTTAAACAGGGCAGTGGATCCATGAGTatatgtgacttttttctttcttttctttatcttttttctgtatttttgtagATCTGAAATTTATGACAAATTTCTAACATAAGTTTTGGCCGCAAGAATtgcctctttttcttattttttccccctttgtttttgcttttacttcttttaaagatGTTTAGTCTTAAACGTTCTTTAACCTCTTTTTAGTTGTTCTGTGTATAAAATCTTTGGATGTTATAAATGAGAATGATTTTGAAACCTTAAATCTGGTTATGTCTTCTTTTCCCTAGGGCTTCTGGCACAGTTTTCACTGCTACTGATGTGGCATTGGGACAAGAGGTAGCTACTTTTTCATACTTCTGGGTGTTACCATTAGCTTTTAATATGGGAAGAAACTAGATCTGCCTGTGAATAATCAGTAAGGAATTTCTTGCAGTTGAATATGTTGAAAGAATTACTCTAGGTAATTTTATAGCACTTTCCttattgaggggaaaaaagaagtaattatGTGTTTggtttcataaataaatattttaaaaattattttcccagcTTGGGATGAAAAGAGGATTAATTCCTGGCACTGGGCTGACCTTGCATTTAGATTTcaagagaaatctaaaaatatttaagctCTGTGTATTACAAAGAATTGTGCATAGGCAGTGTGGAAGTTAAAGTACTGCCTATGAGTAAATTATAATCTCATCGTATAGTATGTATGTAGTAAATTAGATTATTAACTGATCTGTGTTTGTAATTTTCTAAGAGTATTAGGAAACttgttctgactttttttttcctgtttccatcATAGGTTGCTATTAAGCAGATTAATTTACAGAAACAGCCAAAGAAGGAATTGATCATTAATGAGATTCTggtgatgaaagaattaaagaatcCCAACATAGTTAACTTCTTAGAcaggtaaatataaatatttcttaaacattgggagaaaaatgttgaaattttAAGTCTCATGGTTTTGGGGGCTAGCCAGTTTAGTTAGACTAAGGTTGAGTGTcaacactgaaaaataaacttgaaggaggaggagaggtaaAAATAGCATATTACAGTTTAGAAGGTCCTTTTTCTACATAGCTGTCACTTGGCAAGTGAGAGAAGGCAGTTAAATGAAGGACATTGCTGCTGGTGCTCATATGAATTACAAATGATCAGAAGCAGAAACATTAAGGAAACGTTGGCTGTGATTCATGTCTTGACTGACAGAGGTGACCAGCCACACAGTTTTTAAACTTTCAAGTCAATTTTGATTTCAAATTTTGTCTTTCATGGGCAAATAGCATGTTTATCAAAACCTCACTTAATTTAGGAATTGATGTTAAATAGGAGAAcaaaaagtagaagagaaaattatgtatcttacattttttatttttttaatttttaaattttttttatttttggccgcaccatgtggcatatgggattttagttccccaaccagggcttgaacccgagcCCTaggcagtgagagctcagagtcctaaccagtggaccgccagggaattaccttacatctgttttttttttaaagcagttacaTATATGTGAATGAAAGAAGaattgtagaaaaataaatgaaaattatagtaGTGATTATATTGGAGATAGGGAAtcataggtgatttttttttaatttccatatttaaatttgttttgaatgggttaaaagaaaacacatttttagacTTTAGGGCTAGCTCTGGGGCCATGTTCATAGAAAGAAACTTTCCAGGTAcatttctctgctttttaaaatagtatttcaaGTCAGTAAAGCATGGTGGTTAAAATAAGTCATAAGCTTTGGAATCAGTTGTGCTTGGCTTCAGGTTTTGTTCTggcacttactggctgtgtgaccttggatgagttacTTAGCCTTTCCAAGCCTCCATCTCTTCGTCTGTAAAAAAGGACAAATCATTCCTGCCATACAAGGTTATTTGAATTGGAATAATCTATGTACACACTCAAGTTAGAATTGCaggcaaaattttaaagtgatttgGGAAAATCATAATGACcctcaggtattttttttttgtgctgtTCCATAGcaacttttcagttttcttcccagCTATCAAAGCTACCAGctttctagtttttttaattAGGATTCCTAACATTTGAATTCTTCAATATAGAGTGCCACGTGTTTAGAAAAAGTGAAAGTGTGAATGTATtttgtatgttcttttttttagttaCCTGGTGGGAGACGAATTGTTTGTGGTAATGGAGTACCTCGCTGGGGGATCACTTACTGATGTTGTAACAGAGACCTGCATGGATGAAGCACAGATTGCTGCTGTATGCAGAGAGGTGAGTTTGCTCCCTTTTTGAAAAGTTACAGTAACAATGTGGTTAACAGGATGTGAAAAGAAGCAAATTTTTAGTTATTATCCAAGCAGGATACTTTGAAGGGTGAGAGGGAGTGCCATTAAAAATACACCGCTCAACAGTGGAAACAAGGACAAAGTGGTACACATCTTCACCCTAAGTATTAATTAATAAGTTTACTTGTGGCCTTATCGATCTCTTTAAAGGTGACCAATGAGATGATATTCATTAATGAATTTGAGACATACTGTTTGCTTAGGCTAGTAGAATTCTGCCACATTGCCTAGATCTAAGCCAAAAATGagcctttctttcttccatgtaATCTTTTCCTACAGATGAGACTTAGGTTAATGATTTGCTTATTGTCATTAAAATTGCAACAGTACTTTCTTCGAGTACCCTAGGAATCATTGTCACAAAGGACAAAATTGTAAAAGTTCTTACGACTATTATGTTTCCTGTGATTTGGCTTTCAGCATTTTTACAGTGAATTATAAGTAAATTATAAACTTTGTTCATGTAAGAACAGTATAtgtgatgtttttcctttttcagcttttattaggtgttttttaaaaactattcttcGAAACTTTTAATTCTAATGTAATTATGCTTCACCTAAGGGGAGCCCTCTTGACTCTTTCAGGAGGGAAACAATAATATATCCCTTAACAAAGAATGTTTGATCACTTAAAAGCTGATAAAAACTTAAGGATTTATCTATTTATACTTAActtgtttttctaataatttttttcataatcaatataaaattattttagtagtTCCTCTAATTGTGATaacatttgtttctatttgtttaCACAAGTATTTTTCTGGGGATTTGTTCTTTCCAGGAATCTGCTTAAATGCTTGGTAAATGTATTGCAGTAATACACAGTTAAtctggtttttttctttgaatagtaGATTATTTTGAGTGAGATTTTTGTTATTAATGATGTACAGACTTTATTTGTTGTTCTACTTTAGTGGgggtaagaaataaaaacaactttttcCAAGTTACAATTTATACTcagtttacattaaaaaaacatagcaagcagattttttaaattgaatttcattcttgtttttaagGAAGTAAGAGTAGTTCTTCTGCTCTTTTGACTCAGTGCTTTCTGAAATATGGCATAAGACGGAAGTGGTGTCCAGGATCATCACTGGTGTCTAGGGTGTGGGTATAGCTTTATGTAAAACCTACcatagaagaaatgaagaaaacattttacataGCATTGAACAGCTGGAGAGAACCAGACCCGCAGTGGCTTACATTGATTAGACTTTGGCATATTTCAGattcaaatggaaatgataagTTTATCCTTTACTGTTGAAATGATTTCTAAAAAGCCTTGTGCATATTTACCAAGTGCTGCATACCTTTAGGCACTTAAACCTGAGCAGGCCTAGAAATCATGTAGACCCACCCACCATTTCATAAATGAGAACATTGAAGACTAAGTGATATTCTATGGTATTAAATAATCTGTGGCAGAAATAGGCCTAGATAAGACATTATATAATAATTGTCTCTGGATAAGAGCAGAGAGTGGGAAGAGGGGGATCTAATTATTTTAGGTGTCTTATTTTCACAACTGCATGtgacaggatttttttcttcataatattaTTAGAGTATCTTCTGCTGGTTACTAGAGGTGGTGCTCAGGTCATAAATGGTGTATGTGAACTTCCCTTAGACTTTTCAGGGACTGTTTCATTGATAGgtgtttttctcctgttcagtGTTTACAGGCATTGGAGTTTTTACATGCTAATCAAGTGATCCACAGAGACATCAAAAGTGACAATGTGCTTTTGGGCATGGAAGGATCTGTTAAACTTAGTGAGTAACAAgtgaataaataacatttatatgttacttataattttctgccttttgtttaAGTAAAAACCCTCTTctgctattaacatttttatgacaATACATGCAGTGGGGGAGAATAGTAGTAAAAAGATATGGACTGTCAGCTGGACAGCTTGAGTTTAAATAGCGGATCTGCTACTACTTGCTGAATAATTTTGGGTGAGTTACGTAATCTCTTTTTGtgtccattttctcatttgtatgaTAAGGAAAATAACAGTACCTATCTCAGAGAATTCTTCTGAGTAGTAAAAATGTAAAGCATTGAGGAACAGTGTCTGGGACTATTATAATGTTGGTGCTGTCTTCCAAACATAAACTTGGATTTATCTCTGCTACCTGTTGGGGTAGGTTTTTGTCATTATGCTGTTCATCTTTCTCTGGATTTGGTAGATGGTGGCCTAATTGGGGGAGGACTGTATGACCGTTATGTCAGAGATGACAAGGTCTGAAAAAAACCATGTGTAAACCTCTTTCCCTAATTAACTTCTGTATCAGACATGGTAGAGtcatggaaaaaaaacccaaaaactccTTTCCTCTGCTGGCTATAATCTCAGTTCCAACCATGTCCTCTGGAGGATTCAAGAAGACCTTCTACTGAGGTTTCTCCAACTATGCAAAATTCAAGGCATTTCTTACATCAGGAGACCAAAAACTTTTTCTTCTGTATGCCTAGAGAGTTTGGCTCCTTTTTCAACATCTCTTTTTTTAAGATAGATACTCCAAAGGTTATTCAACCACAAGAAAAGGGGACCCAGGTTCTGTCAGATAGTCAGAATATATAGTTAATAATTGTAATTTTAGTGGGAAAACTAGAAATTGACATTCTCATACACTTTTGGTGGATACACAGGTAACTAAATTTGACTTTTTTGGTTAATATGTTACcatggctctaccacttactagatGAATGATCTTGGATAAGTTATCTAAAAATAtgtatgcctcagtttctccatttgtaaaatggaaatcataacaGTAGTAAATATGCTTGTCTCATAAAATTATCCTGAGGTATGTTAATTCTTATGAGGTATTATACTTGGAACAGTTATAAGCACTCATTTTAGCTGTAAATGTTATGATTTGACCTAACAATTGCTCTTTTAGGATTCTCTCCTATAGAATTACTGAACATACGCACAGCAATAAGTACAAAAATGTTCTCTGCAACCTTGTAAAGAAAGTCCAACAATATCTTAAATGTCTCGTAGTACAGAAATGGTTAAATACATTATGGTATTTTTATGTTCCGTGAAGTTGTGTAGTTAAAATAGTGAGGTGGGTTAATGTACTAATATGGAAAGATATCTAAAAAATTaggttttaaaaagcagtttacaAAATATCCTAACTAGGTAAAATAAATCAGTCAGTTCACGGGTATTATTTGTACATTTGGAAATGCATAACGAAGAGTCTAAAGCTTACAAACCTAAATGTTAACAGTGTTTACATATGGAGTAGAATGGGTTTaacagtagaaggaaggaaaaaattctGGATTCTCATCTTGACTTTTCCACTAAATTAATACTGGGTACTAAATTAGGCATTCTGctcttcagttataaaatgaggtGCTTGGAATAGAGTAATGCTGGTGAAGACCTTGTAGGTACAGTTGCAGTTAAACATGTTCTTTTCCTAGGTTCTCTGCTGAGTTGGatgcttattattattaattctagcttctgtttattttcttcaaaagtaATTTCCACTTCCTGACCTTTGCCTGATTCACAGTGGACATAGTTTTGGTGTCCAGCTTTGGTGACTTTTTCTTTTAGACctttttcaactttattaaaatttttaggatagaattatttagaataaaaggcttcctgatagggcttccctggtggcgcagtggttgagagtccgcccgccgatgcaggggacacgggttcgtgccccggtccgggaggatcccacatgccgcggagcggctaggcccgtgagccatggcggctgagcctgcacgtccggagcctgtgctccgcaacgggagaggccacaacagtgagaggcccacgtaccgccaaaaaaaaaaaaaggcttcctgATAATTTACCCTCTACTTGTGGGAAGTAAAAGTTAAAAAGTGAGAGTATATAACATCATCAAAATATTTGTAAGCCCATTCTGGTTTTCTTTATTAatactttcttaaaaattaagaggCTGAATACTCAAATGTAGTTAGTTAAATCATATTAAGTAAACTCTTAAACAACCCACGGACACCATTAACtcaaggtgttttgttttgttttatagctGACTTTGGTTTCTGTGCCCAGATCACCCCTGAGCAGAGCAAGCGAAGTACTATGGTTGGAACGCCATACTGGATGGCACCAGAGGTGGTTACACGGAAAGCTTATGGCCCTAAGGTTGACATCTGGTCTCTGGGTATTATGGCTATTGAGATGGTAGAAGGAGAGCCTCCATATCTCAATGAAAATCCTTTGAGGGTAAGACCAATTAAGCATCAgccttattttaagaaaaataattttctttaaatcatttatttagaCCTTGCTTTTGCCAGGCACTGGCCAAGAATTTAGGATACGAAGTTGATAAAACCTAGTCTCTGCCCTCACTCTACGTCTAAAAATGATTTGCTTCTGGCTTATTGAGTTGAATGTGTTAGGTAAAGAGTTTGTAAATTTTTGGTAAGCTGTGTGGTTTCTAAATTTGCACATAAGTAAGAATTTGGTCACTTTTCTGCAGAATTAAGGGGCTCTAGATATATCCTTCAGGTTGTTGACTTTGAACCTTGGCCTCTGTACCCCCAGGTACAAAGAGGAAAGCAGGATCACATCTATGAGAAGCCTGTGTAGATGGCAATGTTAAAGCCCATATTCAAACAAAAGAGTGAGGGTTCTGAGAAACAGATGAAGTCAGTAGATTTTAAACAGTTATATACATATTCCAGCAGCTGAGGTGGAGagttccatctttctttctttctcttttatcttttacttcttttaaattatCATGTATGACTCAATATCAGTAGttaataaggaaatgcaaatcaaagcctcAACAAGATCACTTCACCCTTACTAGAATGACTGTAATCGAAAAGGCAGACAAtgataagtgttggtgagaatgtgaagaaattggaaccctcatacactgctagtggaaatgtaaaatggtacagcactttggaagacagtttgacagttcctgTAAAAATTAACTTTGAGTTACCATGTGACTTGGCAGTTCCACTGCTAGGTAAATAACAAAGAGAATTAAAAGCATTCATCCACCCAagaacttgtacacaaatgttcatggcagcattatgcATAATAACCAATAGGTGGAACACagggaatttttagggcagtgaaagtattctgtgtgatactataatggtagttGCATGACAATGTACGtgtgtcaaaacccatagaactgtgCAATACAAAGAGTGAACCCCAGTGTAAACTACAGACTTCTGTTTAGTGAAAGTGTGTCAGTATTGGTTCATCACTTGTAACAAAGTGTACCGTACTAATGTACGATTTTAATAATGGGggaattctgtgtgtgtgtgtgtgtgtgtgtgtgtgtaggggtggtATATGGGAGCTGTGTACTATCTGCTCAATTTTCTGTACAtataaaacttcttttaaaaagtctattgagcgtttttttttttttaattccatttctaggaattcaAAGAAAATAGTCAGAGAATTACATAAAGAATACAAGGATTTTCCAAAGGGGATTGACTAAATTATGAAGCACCCATATAATAAGACACTATTCAattcagccattaaaataattttgtagatCTAATCTGTTATTATTGATAGTGATGATGAGGGTGGGATATAgctagttttgtttcttttttttttttttaagactttgtttttttagagcagtttcatgTTCACAGCAATATTGAgagaaaagtacagagatttcccatatgccctCTCCCCCTACACATGCataacctcccccattatcaCCATCCCTCACAGAGGGTACATTTCTTACCATCattgaacctacactgacacatcagtATCATCCagagtctatagtttacattagggttcactcttgatgtcATATGtcgtgggtttggacaaatgtatactgAATAACGTGTCCATTATAAAAGTATCTTAAAGAGTATCTTCATTGCCTTAAAAATCCTATGTGTTCCACCTGTTCATCTATAGCTATATAGATATagctaatttaaaatttcttaaagcaGTTTCAACAAATCCCATTGTTTTGAAATGTGGTatgacttggaaaaaaaaatcttaagaaagaTAAATGGGATACTATATGTGGATGGTGGGATTGTGGTCATTTTTCTTTATACCATTTTATTATAGTGGTAGTTTTATTTATCAGTATGTATTTataatccaaaaaaagaaaaaggtgaagataattttgaaaaagaagtcagGGAAATGTAACatctaaaaataaagtgaaaaatatctAATCGAAATGGGTAGAAATAATAACCACACTTTAGTGTGTATGACAATTGTCTTTAAATACGTAAGAGATCCGTAAAGTTTAAAGTACTCTCTAACTTTGTTGAGCTATCTTAAGTATGTCAGAGTTGTTCTTCTATTCTTAGGCCTTGTACCTGATAGCGACTAATGGAACTCCAGAACTTCAAAACCCAGAGAAACTTTCCCCCATATTTCGGGATTTCTTAAATCGATGTTTGGagatggatgtggagaaaaggggttCAGCCAGAGAACTGTTACAGGTGAATTTGGAAATAATTCTATTTTGGGAAAAAGTTGACTTTTTTGAGTAACCGGCAGAAAGTTTACATAGAGTTCATAATTACATTTCACTATTCATTCATTACCAGCAGCATGGCAGCTGCTGCAGTTCAGGATTTTATCTGCTGAGAATAAAATACCCATAATACTGGGATAAATGTATAAGTTTTTCATATTACCAGTTCTCACACCAGTTCATTGCAGGCATGGGTATCTGGGTCATTTAACTGAGATTTTATAATatgagaaaaactaaaaagactACACTTTCAACCATAAAAGTGATGTAGTGATTATGTTGATTTTATAGAAGTACTGAaatatgtttgttaaataaattatgatccATAAAGTAGTCTTAGGGGCTTAATTGAAATATTTGGCTTCTAAACTGgtgacatttacatttattttccccCACTCTTTCTGACAGCATCCCTTCCTGAAACTGGCCAAACCATTATCCAGCTTGACACCACTGATCATGGCAGCTAAAGAAGCAATGAAGAGTAACCGTTAACATCATTGCCGTGGCCTcatattcttttctccattttctaaaagaagtcttttaatatatgaaaattattattcttttgggGTTTAAAGAAATGGTCTACAtaacaaggaggaaaaaaacaagctACTATTTCCTGAAGACAACCAAGAAAAAATTGCAGAACTGAATGACAACTTTCTTATTGAATCCCTTCTTTAGGGTCCAAAAGGAATTGTGGACTGAATCACTAGCCTtacatctttcagcagaaagccCATCAGGGCCATTTATCATGCTtgagatttgcattttattttgctgACTTCATTATAATAGATCCCATTCATTGTCCCTTTTGAGGTATTTTCAGTACTTGAATGGCAGATTTGGGTTTTTCAGAGTATGTGTTTTATCTGCTagtcttcttttctctccataactttcttttccttgactTGCTCCTTTTGAGTTGCTTTGAGAAATGTTTCTTATGCCTAAATTGGAGGCAAGTGTGATAGAAATTATGTAGCTCCTTATATTGGCAAAGGAGTTCAATATCGTTTAACTTTGTATAGAAGTTAGAACCAGCTATTGTTACATGTAATATTTCAGTTCAGAGTTTGAactgaaggaagggaagaaaagaatgtgatttttacctttttaaacaaatgtgaaagaatcagttttaaaagtttcataaTAGTGAGTTGTTTGGCATTTGTTAACATGTATAGAGAGAAGACTAATAATCTATATTTATAACTAAATcattgaaacagaaaaagaatcccATTGACTCTACTTTCttacactttgtttttctttctatgtccTCTTCAGATTTGGCTTCAGGACTTTGGTTTGTGCCGCTagtttccccttccctctttttttcccttcattttggaAATAAGTTTCTGTATATGTTGTAATTTTAGCTAGTTCGTTTTTTAATTAACCCTTTCTCACCCTACTCCTCCCCCCCTTCCCATGGTAAATAATATAATAACCATTgaattttcagaatttaaaagttaacctttttttttccatttaaaggtAAAAAGTATTTGGAGCTAGCAGAGACAAAGTGAGAGGCTTGAACCTTGGTGAGCTCTAAAATAGATAAGATTATATTCATGAAAGAGAAATGTCAGTTACTTAGAGATGCAGCTTCTGACCAGTAAACTGTAGAGATTTGTTATAAACATTGTTCCCAGCCCATTACCAACATTTTTACTGTCTGTGAGAACTTAAGTGACAAAGTACTTGGTAAATTCATGGGTCATTTGAGATGTTGAGttactttagatttttttcaaataagtaaataatattcaTGTAAAaaactggagaaagaaagagtaaTGAAATGTGCTTGTTGATagcaatacattttttattttaaagatttaaaaaaggtCTGTGACCTGTAACATTAATTATTAGAGtgccctctcttctcccttcccctcctcccttcttcttCTCTCATCATTTTAATTGTTTGGCTTTTGGAGGCAGTATTGTCCCTTCTGACATGCCAAGAGccacatgaaagagaaaaatacgtGCTTTGGTTCTGGCTTTTTGTTCCCACCATTCGCTCCTAATTGACTTCACACCTACTTGCCATCCTGCAATAGTACAaatcatgaataaaaataattttgatgtttTGGAGTACATTAGGAGAACTTAATATGAGTTTTATTTCCTATCATTCCCATCATATCTCTGTTAAGATACAGGTATAAGGATAGAAATggctggtggggttttttttttttaaattggtaataCAGGAAGGTTTTCACAAAAATAAGTAAGATAATTAGTGAAACTTGTATCTAGAGCACTTAATAGTCTCTGTTTTCAATTTGattcttgatttcctttttctctggatTATATTGGCCTTCTACAGCTATTACTAAATTACTTTACAGAAATAAGCTGGTTTATTTCTGGTGGAAAGCTACAGCGTCTGTTGAGTTCCAGATTTGAACATTCTTTGTAAACAGTTGTCTGGATGGATTATGATAAAGAAGATGCtaccaatgaaatagaaaaccaaCTAGATGGTGTAAGACTGTGATCCTCATGACCACTCTAGAAGGCACTTCCATGCGTAAGTCATAAAGGCCATATTCACTGAATGCAGTGCCAATGCCCCATTTTTATGCCTGTGACTCAACAAAGGTCTTTTCAGTTTATAGAAGCAGTTTGGGGTTTGTATTTACAACTTCCTTGATGGTTACCTGCATGTCCATTGCTGGCAACGGACTTTGTCATTAAAACCTGACTCCTA is a genomic window of Delphinus delphis chromosome 4, mDelDel1.2, whole genome shotgun sequence containing:
- the PAK2 gene encoding serine/threonine-protein kinase PAK 2; this encodes MSDNGELEDKPPAPPVRMSSTIFSTGGKDPLSANHSLKPLPSVPEEKKPRNKIISIFSSTEKGSKKKEKERPEISPPSDFEHTIHVGFDAVTGEFTGMPEQWARLLQTSNITKLEQKKNPQAVLDVLKFYDSNTVKQKYLSFTPPEKDGFPSGTPALNTKGSETAVVTEEDDDDEETPPPVIAPRPDHTKSIYTRSVIDPIPAPVGDSNVDSGAKTSDKQKKKAKMTDEEIMEKLRTIVSIGDPKKKYTRYEKIGQGASGTVFTATDVALGQEVAIKQINLQKQPKKELIINEILVMKELKNPNIVNFLDSYLVGDELFVVMEYLAGGSLTDVVTETCMDEAQIAAVCRECLQALEFLHANQVIHRDIKSDNVLLGMEGSVKLTDFGFCAQITPEQSKRSTMVGTPYWMAPEVVTRKAYGPKVDIWSLGIMAIEMVEGEPPYLNENPLRALYLIATNGTPELQNPEKLSPIFRDFLNRCLEMDVEKRGSARELLQHPFLKLAKPLSSLTPLIMAAKEAMKSNR